The following proteins are co-located in the Plasmodium sp. gorilla clade G2 genome assembly, contig: PADLG01_00_77, whole genome shotgun sequence genome:
- a CDS encoding acyl-CoA synthetase, putative encodes MFFKKVLSFSNSLNKYEGINIPERTYNEEMNNGKFRLLGLYGSNSINWLITDLGAMISGVTTLVMHSNFSIDVIVNILNETKLEGLCLDFDLVEVFLRRINELPYLKNLIILDTVAKHGIIISNNEKEIKNSNLKCN; translated from the coding sequence ATGTTTTTCAAAAAAGTATTATCTTTTAGTAATTCTTTGAATAAATATGAGGGAATTAATATTCCAGAAAGAACATATAACGAAGAAATGAATAATGGTAAATTTAGGTTATTAGGTTTATATGGGAGTAATTCTATAAATTGGTTAATTACTGATTTGGGTGCTATGATTAGTGGAGTTACTACTTTAGTGATGCATTCAAATTTTAGTATAGATGtaattgtaaatatattaaatgaaacgAAATTAGAAGGGCTATGTTTAGATTTCGATTTGGTTGAAGTTTTTTTGAGACGTATAAATGAATTGCCGTACTTGAAAAATCTTATAATTTTAGATACTGTAGCTAAACACGGTATAATAATttcaaataatgaaaaagaaataaaaaattctaATTTAAAATGCAATTga
- a CDS encoding acyl-CoA synthetase, putative, translating into MVVVFNISVFVIYLIYIKPNFSQFTSEYEVYSEICENSANENESCVYCMKDHKRKSSKYVYKHIMKMFFENNSLNKNKIALIEHE; encoded by the coding sequence atggttgttgtttttaatatatctgtttttgttatttatctaatttatataaaaccaAATTTTAGCCAGTTTACTAGTGAATATGAAGTATACTCTGAAATATGTGAAAATTCAGCCAATGAAAATGAGTCGTGTGTATACTGTATGAAGGatcataaaagaaaaagttcaaaatatgtttataaacaTATCATGAAGATgttttttgaaaataatagtttaaataaaaataaaatagctTTGATAGAACATGAATGA
- a CDS encoding acyl-CoA synthetase, putative, with product MTRIENTNIKIINEDHNFVTSIVYTSVTSGKPKGDMLSNKNLYNQLYSIYNHSIKETYSLQYHLSYLPMSHVFERTFAYGIQLCGGTLNIWSKDVNYFSKDIFNTKYLILGGVPKVFSRIYTNIMTEINNLSPFKRYIIKSVISLRKSNKNKWLDKFLENVFHISSKIKEKINPNLEIILNGGGKLSAEVTLELCTLLNINYCQGYGLTESSGAIFGNHAEDSNFESIGGSVAPNTKYKVRTWDKYKATDPLPKGELLVKSDSIFKGYFLEEEDTKRAFTHDGYLITGDVVKINKNGSLIFLDRSKGLVKLSQGEYIETDLLNNLYSHICFINNCVVYGDDSMDGPLAIISIDKCLFFTSLKDDNMFERIGVNEKNYLHKLTDDNINNNIFVDYVKEKMMDVYKETHLNKYNVINNIYLTTKTWDTNNYLTPTYKEVLLVVALMEKRKKKKKNENKQEDKHSNKLKNVTITE from the exons ATGACAAGAAttgaaaatacaaatattaaaattataaatgagGATCATAATTTCGTTACTTCTATTGTATATACATCTGTTACATCTGGAAAGCCAAAGGGTGATATGTTAAGCAATAAAAATTTGTATAACCAattatattcaatatataatcatagcATAAAGGAAACATATAGTCTTCAATATCATTTATCTTATTTACCAATGTCACATGTATTTGAACGAACGTTTGCTTATGGAATTCAACTATGTGGTGgaacattaaatatatggaGTAAGgatgtaaattatttttccaaagatatatttaatacaaaGTATCTTATACTAGGAGGAGTACCTAAGGTGTTTAGTAGAATTTATACGAATATTATGAccgaaattaataatttatcgccttttaaaagatatattataaaaagcgTTATATCTTTACGTAAatctaataaaaataaatggtTAGATAAATTTCTTGAAAATGTTTTTCATATATCcagtaaaataaaagaaaagattAACCCAAATTTAGAAATTATATTGAATGGAGGTGGAAAATTATCAGCAGAAGTTACCCTAGAATTATGTACTTTATTAAATATCAATTACTGTCAAGGTTATGGATTAACAGAATCTTCAGGTGCTATTTTTGGTAATCATGCAGAAGATTCAAATTTTGAAAGCATAGGGGGATCTGTTGCTccaaatacaaaatataaagtaAGGACATGGGATAAATACAAAGCAACAGATCCTTTACCTAAAGGAGAATTATTAGTTAAGAGTGATTCTATATTTAAAGGATATTTTTTAGAAGAGGAAGATACAAAAAGGGCTTTTACTCATGATGGCTATTTAATAACAGGTGATGTggtaaaaattaataaaaatggttctttaatatttttagatAGATCAAAGGGTTTGGTTAAATTATCACAAGGAGAATATATAGAAACAGATTTATTGAATAATCTATATTCacatatttgttttataaataattgcGTTGTATATGGTGATGATTCAATGGATGGTCCACTAGCAATTATATCGATAGataaatgtttattttttacatcattaaaagatgataatatgtTCGAAAGAATTGGagttaatgaaaaaaattatttacacAAATTAactgatgataatataaataataatatttttgttgattatgttaaagaaaaaatgatgGATGTTTATAAAGAAacacatttaaataaatacaatgttattaataacatatatttaactACAAAAACATGGGACACGAATAATTACCTTACTCCAACatataaa gaaGTACTGTTGGTAGTAGCATTAATGGAAAaaaggaagaagaaaaaaaaaaatgaaaataaacaaGAAGATAAACattcaaataaattaaaaaatgtaactATTACAGAATGA
- a CDS encoding rifin PIR protein, putative, whose protein sequence is MLLHLILMNKLLFLLAYWNLQRNFYTLYHITRNGKIITWRRLCEIDLYEPNYDNDPEMKKVMDNFNLRTQKRFYELNERIKEKRKKFNEKCDKDIKEIIVKDKIEKQLIKKLSVLEKLEDRSYSRKGKSEKRVEKYVQKCYYKKRKTLGTILSEWDILANIDMYEWIPFCSTGEHIDGNIKNIKDAVTKVGYIKSNNSTVPENKGSKDTTELGSILSSILGSSNSLFQKYIDDKIKSNGVSFKKQTGYASFFIYVLSEFVEHVVIPVGTTLIFGHSGNKNNHETTSAETQMCKCSCELQNSSKCTCICTCANKSTYSVTCSCICSCKCACKGTEGCATTCACAEKCVTACTCAEKCVKACICAEKCVTACECACAHHSHNHMFIIPISSEGFITAYTIASVLLFLYFILKFYRKIRREKKQKYIKLLNK, encoded by the exons atgttattacatttaattttaatgaataagttattatttttattggcATAC tGGAATTTGCAAAGGAACTTTTACACATTATACCATATAACAAGGAatggaaaaataataacatggAGAAGATTGTGTGAAATTGATTTATATGAACctaattatgataatgatcctgaaatgaaaaaagttATGGATAACTTTAATCTACGAACACAAAAACGATTTTATGAACTTAATGAACgaataaaggaaaaaagaaaaaaatttaatgaaaaatgtgataaagatataaaagaaattattgttaaggataaaatagaaaaacagttaataaaaaaattatcagtATTAGAAAAACTAGAAGATCGAAGCTATTCACGTAAAGGTAAAAGTGAAAAGAGGGTAGAAAAATATGTACAAAAgtgttattataaaaagcGAAAAACATTAGGAACTATCTTATCAGAATGGGACATTTTAGCTAATATTGATATGTATGAATGGATACCATTTTGTTCAACTGGAGAGCACATTGAcggtaatataaaaaatattaaagatgCAGTTACTAAAGTTGGCTATATAAAATCTAATAATTCTACTGTTCCTGAAAATAAGGGTTCAAAAGATACTACAGAACTTGGTTCTATACTCAGTTCTATTCTAGGTTCTTCTAATTCATTATTTCAAAAGTACATAGATGACAAAATTAAATCTAATGGTGTTagttttaaaaaacaaaCTGGTTATGcctctttttttatttatgtctTATCAGAATTTGTTGAACATGTTGTAATTCCTGTTGGCACTACTCTTATTTTTGGACATAgtggtaataaaaataaccaTGAAACAACATCTGCGGAAACTCAAATGTGTAAATGTTCATGTGAACTTCAGAATTCTTCTAAGTGTACCTGTATATGTACATGTGCAAATAAAAGTACTTATTCAGTAACGTGTTCCTGTATTTGTTCATGCAAGTGTGCATGTAAAGGTACAGAAGGATGTGCGACTACATGTGCTTGTGCAGAAAAATGTGTCACTGCGTGTACTTGTGCAGAAAAATGTGTCAAAGCGTGTATTTGTGCAGAAAAATGTGTCACTGCGTGTGAATGTGCATGTGCACATCATTCACACAAccatatgtttattattccGATTAGTTCTGAAGGATTTATTACGGCATATACTATAGCTTCcgttcttttatttttatattttattttaaaattttacaGAAAAATAAGGAGGGAGAAAAAACAGaagtatataaaattattaaataaataa
- a CDS encoding serine/threonine protein kinase, FIKK family, protein MGNFYKYNYMETNVLLYTKCLKCNSSPIYIISKKAEYKKKESWNFVNSILSRSIILFILTFLLLNIVNCVNYNQYECTSEYIINNSIRSLSEYSSSNDNLSDESEYFKTSDESEEEKKYDEKIKKKKKKCKKHKIKRGKLRELSKKKRKSYYNGKNKKNASKSAKYNINLKKNLNNKNDLENKNCNIYNDDYIGENIISENETNEPYGYYEEIDYIDDELYYDEICNEEIELLNGNPNDEGIYYENYLGSEEECDYAIENLPHLGIEIIEEEFKGKNEDLDEENIDYNKERITENIYHGLEVIEEGIKERMEDIIVDGSEIENEEHLEYDIDDIKERRFGGNKNNITRLFEKIQKHMKYDSDESEELSELENNERIREKIVYGRENVAYVSEESSDVESNTEIEERNGYSSEDISCVSEEVSDTDLEENLEEGIEDGFIGLIQNIFQGNDKQNEDEKESNIETQNVYNWKSGKKALAKLLSNSNNLSVNNIKYSEWNFERIPTLGFCKEDDRVQEMFKASIMGNNDDSTREVKFFIKKIPIDVWLKQYQLMNEYDGEYLLDGENFVMEAVASAYLSEHYPGIIPKLYNVVFEPVNNNNDETNNIDNEKNNIDNEKNNIDNEKYNKKYSNDCKYEEDNYDDMGYHTGDENDTYEDYYDSDSFYTIYGYDHLHKFNDMLSKQLDNNKKGYVVLVSELYGQDLFQYINSRNENEEAIVNDEEKKKIMNECLKLLIKLHNAGLAHLDISPENILITNNFELRLCDLAKSAPIYTCNLRHIKGEEKKSFLFQSYQPCVGKLTCMPKECWDIVKEYIRLKIKNPLEYLKSIKDQEERKKFYFDVLCADKYMLGILYIWIWNNNYIWKRADASKDKIFNHLLNYNMDINAFELAEEWPDGLKNIINKLLDLESRMKIKLDDLVKHPWWFYDE, encoded by the exons atgggtaatttttataaatacaacTATATGGAAACTAATGTGTTATTATATACGAAATGTTTAAAATGTAATAGTtctcctatatatataattagtaAAAAAgctgaatataaaaaaaaggaaagttGGAATTTTGTAAATTCAATACTTTCTAGaagtataatattatttatcttaACATTTCTATTGTTAAATATAGTG aaTTGTGTAAACTATAATCAGTACGAATGTACAagtgaatatattataaataattctatAAGAAGTTTATCTGAATATTCCTCAAGTAATGATAATTTGAGTGATGAATCAGAGTATTTTAAAACGTCAGATGAAtctgaagaagaaaaaaagtatgatgagaaaataaaaaaaaagaagaaaaagtgtaaaaaacataaaattaaaagaggAAAATTAAGAGAGTTAtctaagaaaaaaagaaagtctTATTAtaatggaaaaaataaaaagaatgcATCAAAATCTgcgaaatataatataaatctaaagaagaatttaaataataagaatgatttagaaaataagaattgtaatatatataacgatGACTATATTGGTGAAAATATCATTTCAGAAAATGAGACAAATGAACCTTATGGATATTATGAAGAAATTGATTATATTGATGATGAATTATATTATGATGAAATATGTAACGAAGAGattgaattattaaatgGAAATCCAAATGATGAAggaatatattatgaaaattatttgGGAAGTGAAGAAGAATGTGATTATGCAATTGAAAACCTACCTCATTTGGGTATAGAAATAATTGAAGAAGAATTTAAAGGAAAGAATGAGGACttagatgaagaaaatattgattacaataaagaaagaattacagaaaatatttatcatgGTCTTGAAGTAATTGAAGAAGGAATTAAAGAAAGAATGGAAGATATAATTGTTGATGGAAGTGAaatagaaaatgaagaacatCTTGAATATGATATTGATGATATAAAGGAAAGAAGGTTTGGAGGgaataaaaacaatattacaaggttatttgaaaaaatacaaaaacaCATGAAATATGACAGTGATGAAAGTGAAGAATTAAGTGAGTTAGAAAACAATGAAAGAATTCGAGAAAAAATTGTATATGGTAGGGAAAATGTTGCATACGTAAGTGAAGAAAGTAGTGATGTAGAAAGCAATACAGAAATTGAAGAAAGAAATGGATATAGTAGCGAAGATATTTCATGTGTATCTGAAGAAGTTAGTGATACAGATTTAGAAGAAAATCTGGAAGAAGGAATAGAAGATGGATTTATAGGATTAATTCAGAATATATTTCAAGGAAATGATAAGCAAAATgaagatgaaaaagaaaGTAATATAGAAAcacaaaatgtatataattggAAATCAGGAAAAAAGGCTTTAGCAAAGTTGTTAAGTAATTCTAATAATTTGagtgtaaataatataaaatattctgAATGGAATTTCGAACGTATACCAACCTTAGGATTTTGTAAAGAAGATGATAGAGTTCAAGAAATGTTTAAAGCTTCAATTATGggaaataatgatgattCTACAAGAGaagtaaaattttttattaaaaagataCCAATTGATGTATGGTTAAAACAATATCAATTGATGAATGAATATGATGGGGAGTATTTATTAGATGGAGAAAATTTTGTGATGGAAGCAGTAGCATCAGCATATTTAAGTGAGCATTACCCAGGAATAATAcctaaattatataatgtgGTATTTGAACCTgttaacaataataatgatgaaacaaataatattgataatgaaaaaaataatattgataatgaaaaaaataatattgataatgaaaaatataataaaaaatatagcaATGATTGTAAATATGAAGAagataattatgatgatatgGGCTATCATACAGGtgatgaaaatgatacaTATGAAGATTACTATGATTCCGATAGTTTTTATACAATTTATGGCTATGATCATTTACATAAATTCAATGATATGTTAAGCAAACAActagataataataagaaaggATATGTTGTTTTGGTTTCTGAATTATATGGTCAAGAcctttttcaatatattaatagtagaaatgaaaatgaagagGCTATCgtaaatgatgaagaaaaaaaaaaaattatgaatgaATGtttgaaattattaataaaattacataATGCAGGATTAGCACATCTTGATATATCTccagaaaatattttaataacaaataattttGAATTACGTTTATGTGATTTAGCTAAAAGTGCTCCAATTTATACTTGCAATTTGAGACATATTAAAGGTGAGGAAAAAAAGTCTTTTTTATTCCAATCTTATCAGCCGTGTGTTGGAAAATTAACATGTATGCCAAAAGAATGTTGGGATATtgttaaagaatatatacgattaaaaataaaaaatcctctagaatatttaaaatccATTAAAGATCAAGAAGAAAGGAAAAAGTTTTATTTTGATGTATTATGCGCAGATAAATATATGCttggaatattatatatatggatatggaataataattatatatggaaAAGAGCTGACGCATCGAAAGATAAGATATTTaatcatttattaaattataatatggaTATAAATGCATTTGAGTTAGCAGAAGAATGGCCAGATGGTCTAAAAAACATAATcaat AAATTGTTAGATTTAGAATCtagaatgaaaataaaactGGATGATCTGGTTAAGCATCCTTGGTGGTTTTATGATGAATAA